Proteins encoded by one window of Bradyrhizobium sp. B097:
- a CDS encoding DUF5801 repeats-in-toxin domain-containing protein, whose amino-acid sequence MQGSFQVAQATGTGNSTNSAPVRIYKLTKPLTDQAVVVNLGYDQKAKVDFSSIANEKITLVHIGEKLIILFDNQSTVTVEPFFDSRADGQNNVTIEMAPGRDVSVQEFASLFPISTDSSVLPAADNGGNSNGNAQASGANFNPFAVDPLDPVPTNVLAPPEELPNIIDTGPTGTVLPQATPPAPTISGGLVPQLIVDESFLTAATNHGVAGSGQGPAGVTVASVQVSFNVIVPGGEQSLTYALSISSPHADSGLIDSGTGQHVLLTVNAAGVVEGRTAVGGDLVFTVAVDATGHVTLTDLRAVHEGTPGDFNEGISLASGLVTLTATVTDNFGQSATASTDVGSHLTILDDGPLAINASLVGTVDEDSLPGALAPGEVAGAPATASGNVSALFVSGADAPLSFSFTASLASLTAENLSSGGVALSYAVSGVGSGTETLTATAGATTVFTLTLNETTGAYTFTLDVHLDHPAASGENNLLIGLGSVIRATDADGDSVVATGSLAITVIDDIPVATATVLSGTVDEDSLPGALAPGEVAAAPASAIGNVSALFFAGADTPLHYSFATSTASLTAQGLSSGGVALTYAVTIAGGVETLTATAGGTTVFTLTLNETTGAYTFTLDAHLDHAAPPAGTAVENTLAINFGSMILATDSDGDTVAASAASSLAITVIDDIPVAIGKALSGTVDEDSLPGALAPGEVAAAPASANGNVSALFFAGADTPLHYSFSSDTSSLTAQGLSSGGVALTYAVTIVAGVETLTATAGGTTVFTLTLNETTGAYTFTLDAHLDHAAPPVGTAVENTLAIDFGAVIQATDSDGDTVAASAASSLAITVIDDIPVATATVLSGTVDEDSLPGALAPGEVAAAPASANGNVSALFFAGADTPLHYSFSSDTSSLTAQGLSSGGVALTYAVTIVAGVETLTATAGGTTVFTLTLNETTGAYTFTLDAHLDHAAPPAGTAVENTLAIDFGSMILATDSDGDTVAASAATSLAITVIDDIPVATATVLSGTVDEDSLPGALAPGEVAAAPASANGNVSALFFAGADTPLHYSFSSDTSSLTAQGLSSGGVALTYAVTIVAGVETLTATAGGTTVFTLTLNETTGAYTFTLDAHLDHAAPPAGTAVENTLAIDFGAVIQATDSDGDTVAASAASSLAITVIDDIPVATATVLSGTVDEDSLPGALAPGEVAAAPAAANGNVSALFFAGADTPLHYSFSSDTSSLTAQGLSSGGVALTYAVTIVAGVETLTATAGGTTVFTLTLNETTGAYTFTLDAHLDHAAPPAGTAVENTLAIDFGAVIQATDSDGDTVTASAATSLAITVIDDIPVATATVLSGTVDEDSLPGALAPGEVAAAPASANGNVSALFFAGADTPLHYSFSSDTSSLTAQGLTSGGVALTYAVTIVAGVETLTATAGGTTVFTLTLNETTGAYTFTLDAHLDHAAPPVGTAVENTLAIDFGAVIQATDSDGDTVAASAASSLAITVIDDIPVATATVLSGTVDEDSLPGALAPGEVAAAPASANGNVSALFFAGADTPLHYSFSSDTSSLTAQGLTSGGVALTYAVTIVAGVETLTATAGGTTVFTLTLNETTGAYTFTLDAHLDHAAPPVGTAVENTLAIDFGAVIQATDSDGDTVTASAATSLAITVIDDIPVVTATVLSGTVDEDSLPGALAPGEVAAAPAAANGNVSTLFFAGADTPLHYSFSSDTSSLTAQGLSSGGVALTYAVTIAGGVETLTATAGGTTVFTLTLNETTGAYTFTLDAHLDHAAPPAGTAVENTLAINFGSMILATDSDGDTVAASAASSLAITVIDDIPVATATVLSGTVDEDSLPGALAPGEVAAAPAAANGNVSTLFFAGADTPLHYSFATSTASLTAQGLTSGGVALTYAVTIAGGVETLTATAGGTTVFTLTLNETTGAYTFTLDAHLDHAAPPAGTAVENTLAINFGSMILATDSDGDTVAASAASSLAITVIDDIPVATATVLSGTVDEDSLPGALAPGEVAAAPAAANGNVSTLFFAGADTPLHYSFATSTASLTAQGLTSGGVALTYAVTIAGGVETLTATAGGTTVFTLTLNETTGAYTFTLDAHLDHAAPPAGTAVENTLAINFGSMILATDSDGDTVAASAASSLAITVIDDIPVATATVLSGTVDEDSLPGALAPGEVAAAPAAANGNVSTLFFAGADTPLHYSFATSTASLTAQGLTSGGVALTYAVTIVAGVETLTATAGGTTVFTLTLNETTGAYTFTLDAHLDHAAPPAGTAVENTLAINFGSMIQATDSDGDTVAASAASSLAITVIDDIPVATATVLTGTVDEDSLPGALAPGEVAAAPAAASGSVSTLFFAGADTPLHYSFATSTASLTAQGLTSGGVALTYAVTIAGGVETLTATAGGTTVFTLTLNETTGAYTFTLDAHLDHAAPPVGTAVENTLAIDFGSMIQATDSDGDTVAASAASSLAITVIDDIPVATATVLTGTVDEDSLPGALAPGEVAAAPAAASGSVSTLFFAGADTPLHYSFATSTASLTAQGLTSGGVALTYAVTIAGGVETLTATAGGTTVFTLTLNETTGAYTFTLDAHLDHAAPPAGTAVENMLAINFGSMIRATDSDGDTVAASAATSLAITVIDDIPVATATVLSGTVDEDSLPGALAPGEVAAAPAAASGSVSALFFAGADAPVHYSFAASTASLTAQGLTSGGVALTYAVTIVAGVETLTATAGGTTVFTLTLNETTGAYTFTLDAHLDHAAPPVGTAVENTLAINFGSMIQATDTDGDTVTASAATSLAITVIDDVPLINGIQNAIMPSVNNTDAHGTWQPWFGADGLNATTAIGITMGTAPAGETYTVTDTGTHNAAGDEVFAVKVTSATTSYTFYEYVHYDSSSHTSEMFAYSNQADAQAALGNNEFFTLSMAANGTYDFHLVSNALQTFAPFNFTTLPPGNSDYATITNGVFTPHGGNDSLAGNSILIDGYTSAIGGGNPDVGNKVYINNGGGGGLGVNNGNLDTGETVFFQFNNIAGDSARVGDQSSVTIGIGKSNGSLEAFLITIRDDSGAVIASELVQQTDGTSIVVDAAHWGTANGAVDSIGNFAAFGRIDVENVGGSIQFYNGSFHDFTSADNKLLVTSISGAEQIGSTTLTFAPTITDGDGDTAHSATDLSVSLVGTANGAGGYNLTGTAAAEVLVASSHADVLVGGAGGGDTVDYSNSTAGVTVNLTTSTASGGYAAGDSISGFENVFGSSFADTLTAASTGSILDGGANSTGGTDVLNGGAGNDILIASRAGVDILNGNGGDDTYVLQGKVGAAAVTMDFGVAGTDSIVVDVASQNLTISNAALINAATQFNSGAGAPTNGGVAWQESSSGDKFYYDTTNHNLWYSAAGNGADQVQLAHMSTGIPAATVAGAIHVA is encoded by the coding sequence ATGCAGGGTTCGTTTCAGGTTGCTCAGGCTACCGGCACCGGCAATTCCACCAATTCGGCTCCCGTACGAATTTACAAGCTGACGAAGCCACTGACCGATCAGGCAGTGGTCGTCAATCTTGGATACGACCAGAAAGCGAAGGTCGACTTCTCGTCGATCGCGAATGAAAAGATCACGCTGGTTCATATCGGCGAAAAGCTGATCATCCTGTTCGACAACCAGTCGACCGTCACGGTTGAGCCGTTCTTCGACTCCCGCGCGGATGGGCAGAACAACGTCACCATCGAGATGGCGCCTGGCCGCGACGTCTCGGTGCAAGAGTTTGCAAGCCTGTTTCCGATCAGCACGGACTCCTCCGTGTTGCCGGCAGCCGACAATGGCGGCAACTCGAACGGCAACGCGCAGGCGAGCGGTGCGAACTTCAATCCGTTCGCGGTTGATCCGCTGGATCCGGTGCCCACCAACGTCTTGGCCCCGCCGGAAGAACTGCCGAATATCATCGACACGGGGCCGACTGGCACCGTTCTTCCGCAGGCAACGCCGCCCGCACCCACCATTTCCGGCGGTCTCGTACCGCAGCTGATCGTCGACGAGAGCTTCCTGACTGCTGCGACCAACCACGGCGTGGCCGGCTCGGGACAGGGTCCGGCAGGGGTAACGGTTGCGTCTGTGCAGGTGTCGTTTAACGTCATTGTGCCGGGCGGCGAGCAATCGCTGACCTATGCGCTGTCCATCAGTTCACCGCATGCCGATTCCGGTCTGATCGATTCCGGGACCGGGCAGCACGTGCTGCTGACGGTCAACGCGGCCGGCGTTGTCGAAGGACGCACGGCCGTCGGTGGCGATCTCGTCTTCACAGTCGCGGTTGATGCCACGGGTCACGTGACGCTGACGGATCTGCGCGCGGTTCATGAGGGAACACCCGGCGACTTCAATGAAGGCATTTCGCTGGCGTCCGGCCTGGTCACGCTGACCGCGACGGTGACAGACAATTTCGGCCAGTCCGCAACCGCGTCCACCGATGTCGGTTCGCATCTGACGATTCTTGATGATGGTCCGCTCGCGATCAATGCGAGTCTGGTCGGGACGGTCGACGAAGATTCCCTTCCCGGCGCGCTTGCGCCGGGTGAGGTCGCCGGTGCACCGGCGACGGCGAGCGGCAACGTGTCGGCGCTGTTCGTATCGGGTGCAGATGCGCCGCTGAGCTTCTCCTTCACCGCGAGCCTTGCCAGTCTCACGGCGGAGAATCTGTCGTCCGGCGGTGTTGCGCTGAGCTATGCGGTGAGCGGCGTCGGCAGTGGCACGGAGACGCTGACGGCGACGGCGGGCGCCACCACGGTGTTCACGCTGACGCTGAACGAGACCACCGGTGCCTACACCTTCACGCTCGATGTGCATCTCGACCATCCCGCCGCAAGTGGCGAGAACAATCTTCTGATCGGGCTTGGCTCGGTGATCAGGGCGACGGATGCCGATGGCGATAGCGTCGTGGCGACCGGATCGCTGGCGATCACGGTGATCGACGACATCCCGGTTGCGACGGCGACGGTGCTGAGCGGCACGGTCGACGAAGACTCGCTGCCTGGCGCGCTGGCGCCGGGTGAGGTTGCGGCCGCGCCGGCTTCGGCGATCGGCAACGTGTCGGCACTGTTCTTTGCCGGGGCGGACACCCCGCTGCACTACTCGTTTGCGACCAGCACGGCCAGCCTGACGGCCCAGGGCCTGAGCTCGGGCGGCGTTGCGCTGACCTATGCGGTGACGATCGCCGGTGGCGTCGAGACGCTGACGGCGACGGCGGGCGGCACCACGGTGTTCACGCTGACGCTGAACGAGACCACGGGTGCCTATACCTTCACGCTGGATGCCCACCTCGACCATGCGGCGCCGCCTGCCGGCACCGCGGTGGAGAACACGCTGGCGATCAACTTCGGCTCGATGATCCTGGCGACGGACTCCGACGGCGACACGGTTGCGGCCTCGGCGGCATCTTCGCTGGCGATCACTGTGATCGACGACATCCCGGTCGCGATAGGGAAGGCACTGAGCGGCACGGTGGACGAGGACTCGCTGCCTGGCGCACTGGCGCCGGGTGAGGTTGCTGCCGCGCCGGCTTCGGCGAACGGCAACGTGTCGGCGCTGTTCTTTGCCGGCGCGGACACCCCGCTGCACTACTCCTTCTCCTCGGATACTTCGAGCCTGACGGCGCAGGGCCTGAGCTCCGGCGGCGTGGCGCTGACCTATGCGGTGACCATTGTCGCCGGCGTCGAGACGCTGACGGCAACGGCGGGCGGCACCACGGTGTTCACGCTGACGCTGAACGAGACCACCGGCGCGTACACCTTCACGCTGGATGCCCACCTCGACCACGCGGCGCCGCCGGTCGGCACCGCGGTGGAGAACACGCTGGCGATCGACTTCGGTGCGGTGATCCAGGCGACGGACTCCGATGGCGACACGGTTGCTGCCTCGGCGGCATCTTCGCTGGCGATCACGGTCATCGACGACATCCCGGTTGCGACGGCGACGGTGCTGAGCGGCACGGTCGACGAAGACTCGTTGCCTGGCGCACTGGCGCCGGGTGAGGTTGCTGCCGCGCCGGCTTCGGCGAACGGCAACGTGTCGGCGCTGTTCTTTGCCGGCGCGGACACCCCGCTGCACTACTCCTTCTCCTCGGATACTTCGAGCCTGACGGCGCAGGGCCTGAGCTCCGGCGGCGTGGCGCTGACCTATGCGGTGACCATTGTCGCCGGCGTCGAGACGCTGACGGCGACGGCGGGCGGCACCACGGTGTTCACGCTGACGCTGAACGAGACCACCGGTGCCTATACGTTTACGCTGGATGCCCATCTTGACCATGCGGCGCCGCCGGCCGGCACGGCGGTGGAGAACACGCTGGCGATCGACTTCGGTTCGATGATCCTGGCGACCGACTCGGACGGCGACACGGTTGCGGCCTCGGCGGCGACGTCGCTGGCGATCACCGTGATCGACGACATCCCGGTTGCGACGGCGACGGTGCTGAGCGGCACGGTCGACGAAGACTCGTTGCCTGGCGCGCTTGCGCCGGGTGAGGTTGCGGCTGCGCCGGCTTCGGCGAACGGCAACGTGTCGGCACTGTTCTTCGCCGGCGCGGACACCCCGCTGCACTACTCCTTCTCCTCGGATACTTCGAGCCTGACGGCGCAGGGCCTGAGCTCCGGCGGCGTCGCGCTGACCTATGCGGTGACCATTGTCGCCGGCGTCGAGACGCTGACGGCAACGGCGGGCGGCACCACGGTGTTCACGCTGACGCTGAACGAGACCACCGGCGCGTACACCTTCACGCTGGATGCCCACCTCGACCATGCGGCGCCGCCGGCCGGCACCGCGGTGGAGAACACGCTGGCGATCGACTTCGGTGCGGTGATCCAGGCGACGGACTCCGATGGCGACACGGTTGCTGCCTCGGCGGCATCTTCGCTGGCGATCACGGTGATCGACGACATCCCGGTTGCGACGGCGACGGTGCTGAGCGGCACGGTCGACGAAGACTCGTTGCCTGGCGCGCTTGCGCCGGGTGAGGTTGCAGCCGCGCCGGCTGCGGCGAACGGCAACGTGTCGGCGCTGTTCTTCGCCGGTGCGGATACCCCGCTGCACTACTCGTTCTCCTCGGATACTTCGAGCTTGACGGCGCAGGGCCTGAGCTCGGGCGGCGTGGCGCTGACCTATGCGGTGACCATTGTCGCCGGCGTCGAGACGCTGACGGCAACGGCGGGCGGCACCACGGTGTTCACGCTGACGCTGAACGAGACCACCGGCGCCTATACCTTCACGCTCGATGCCCATCTCGACCACGCGGCGCCGCCGGCCGGCACCGCGGTGGAGAACACGCTGGCGATCGACTTCGGCGCAGTGATCCAGGCGACGGACTCCGACGGCGACACGGTGACCGCCTCGGCGGCGACGTCGCTGGCGATCACGGTGATCGACGACATCCCGGTTGCGACGGCGACGGTGCTGAGCGGCACGGTCGATGAAGACTCGCTGCCCGGCGCGCTGGCGCCGGGTGAAGTTGCTGCCGCGCCGGCTTCGGCGAACGGCAACGTGTCGGCGCTGTTCTTTGCCGGTGCGGACACCCCGCTGCACTACTCCTTCTCCTCGGATACTTCGAGCCTGACGGCGCAGGGCCTGACCTCGGGCGGCGTGGCGCTGACCTATGCGGTGACCATTGTCGCCGGCGTCGAGACGCTGACGGCAACGGCGGGCGGCACCACGGTGTTCACGCTGACGCTGAACGAGACCACCGGCGCGTACACCTTCACGCTGGATGCCCACCTCGACCACGCGGCGCCGCCGGTCGGCACCGCGGTGGAGAACACGCTGGCGATCGACTTCGGTGCGGTGATCCAGGCGACGGACTCCGATGGCGACACGGTTGCTGCCTCGGCGGCATCTTCGCTGGCGATCACGGTCATCGACGACATCCCGGTTGCGACGGCGACGGTGCTGAGCGGCACGGTCGATGAAGACTCGCTGCCCGGCGCGCTGGCGCCGGGTGAAGTTGCTGCCGCGCCGGCTTCGGCGAACGGCAACGTGTCGGCGCTGTTCTTTGCCGGTGCGGACACCCCGCTGCACTACTCCTTCTCCTCGGATACTTCGAGCCTGACGGCGCAGGGCCTGACCTCGGGCGGCGTGGCGCTGACCTATGCGGTGACCATTGTCGCCGGCGTCGAGACGCTGACGGCAACGGCGGGCGGCACCACGGTGTTCACGCTGACGCTGAACGAGACCACCGGCGCGTACACCTTCACGCTGGATGCCCACCTCGACCACGCGGCGCCGCCTGTCGGCACCGCGGTGGAGAACACGCTGGCGATCGACTTCGGCGCAGTGATCCAGGCGACGGACTCCGACGGCGACACCGTGACGGCATCGGCGGCGACATCGCTGGCGATCACGGTGATCGACGACATCCCGGTTGTGACGGCGACGGTGCTGAGCGGCACGGTCGATGAAGACTCGCTGCCCGGCGCGCTGGCGCCGGGTGAAGTTGCTGCCGCGCCGGCTGCGGCGAACGGCAACGTGTCCACGCTGTTCTTCGCCGGGGCGGATACCCCGCTGCACTACTCGTTCTCCTCGGATACTTCGAGCCTGACGGCGCAGGGCCTGAGCTCCGGCGGCGTGGCGCTGACCTATGCGGTAACCATTGCCGGCGGTGTCGAGACGCTGACCGCGACGGCGGGCGGCACCACGGTGTTCACGCTGACGCTGAACGAGACCACCGGCGCCTATACCTTCACGCTCGATGCTCATCTCGACCATGCTGCGCCGCCGGCCGGCACCGCGGTGGAGAACACGCTGGCGATCAACTTCGGTTCGATGATCCTGGCGACCGACTCCGACGGCGACACGGTTGCGGCCTCGGCGGCATCTTCGCTGGCGATCACTGTGATCGACGACATCCCGGTTGCGACGGCGACGGTGCTGAGCGGCACCGTGGACGAAGACTCGCTGCCTGGCGCGCTGGCGCCGGGTGAGGTGGCGGCTGCGCCGGCTGCGGCGAACGGCAATGTGTCCACGCTGTTCTTCGCCGGGGCGGATACCCCGCTGCACTACTCGTTTGCGACCAGCACGGCCAGCCTGACGGCGCAGGGCCTGACCTCGGGCGGCGTCGCGCTGACCTATGCGGTAACGATTGCCGGCGGTGTCGAGACGCTGACCGCGACGGCGGGCGGCACCACGGTGTTCACGCTGACGCTGAACGAGACCACCGGTGCCTATACGTTTACGCTCGATGCTCATCTCGACCACGCTGCGCCGCCGGCCGGCACCGCGGTGGAGAACACGCTGGCGATCAACTTCGGTTCGATGATCCTGGCGACCGACTCCGACGGCGACACGGTTGCGGCCTCGGCGGCATCTTCGCTGGCGATCACTGTGATCGACGACATCCCGGTTGCGACGGCGACGGTGCTGAGCGGCACCGTGGACGAAGACTCGCTGCCTGGCGCGCTGGCGCCGGGTGAGGTGGCGGCTGCGCCGGCTGCGGCGAACGGCAATGTGTCCACGCTGTTCTTCGCCGGGGCGGATACCCCGCTGCACTACTCGTTTGCGACCAGCACGGCCAGCCTGACGGCGCAGGGCCTGACCTCGGGCGGCGTCGCGCTGACCTATGCGGTAACGATTGCCGGCGGTGTCGAGACGCTGACGGCAACGGCGGGCGGCACCACGGTGTTCACGCTGACGCTGAACGAGACCACCGGCGCCTATACCTTCACGCTCGATGCCCATCTCGACCATGCTGCGCCGCCGGCCGGCACCGCGGTGGAGAACACGCTGGCGATCAACTTCGGTTCGATGATCCTGGCGACCGACTCCGACGGCGACACGGTTGCGGCCTCGGCGGCATCTTCGCTGGCGATCACTGTGATCGACGACATCCCGGTTGCGACGGCGACGGTGCTGAGCGGCACCGTGGACGAAGACTCGCTGCCTGGCGCGCTGGCGCCGGGTGAGGTGGCGGCTGCGCCGGCTGCGGCGAACGGCAATGTGTCCACGCTGTTCTTCGCCGGTGCGGATACCCCGCTGCACTACTCGTTTGCGACCAGCACGGCCAGCCTGACGGCGCAGGGCCTGACCTCGGGCGGCGTCGCGCTGACCTATGCGGTAACGATTGTCGCCGGTGTCGAGACGCTGACCGCGACGGCGGGCGGCACCACGGTGTTCACGCTGACGCTGAACGAGACCACCGGTGCCTATACGTTTACGCTCGATGCTCATCTCGACCACGCTGCGCCGCCGGCCGGCACCGCGGTGGAGAACACGCTGGCGATCAACTTCGGTTCGATGATCCAGGCGACCGACTCGGACGGCGACACGGTTGCGGCCTCGGCGGCATCGTCGCTGGCGATCACCGTGATCGACGACATCCCGGTTGCGACGGCGACGGTGCTGACCGGCACGGTGGACGAGGACTCGCTGCCTGGCGCGCTGGCGCCGGGTGAGGTGGCGGCTGCGCCGGCTGCGGCGAGCGGCAGCGTGTCGACGCTGTTCTTTGCCGGGGCCGATACCCCGCTGCACTACTCGTTTGCGACCAGCACGGCCAGCCTGACGGCGCAGGGCCTGACGTCCGGCGGCGTGGCGCTGACCTATGCGGTGACGATTGCCGGCGGCGTCGAGACGCTGACCGCGACGGCAGGCGGCACCACGGTGTTCACGCTGACGCTGAACGAGACCACCGGTGCCTATACCTTCACGCTGGATGCCCATCTCGACCATGCGGCGCCGCCGGTCGGCACCGCGGTTGAGAACACGCTGGCGATCGACTTCGGTTCGATGATCCAGGCGACCGACTCGGACGGCGATACGGTTGCGGCCTCGGCGGCATCGTCGCTGGCGATCACCGTGATCGACGACATCCCGGTTGCGACGGCGACGGTGCTGACCGGCACGGTGGATGAAGACTCGCTGCCTGGCGCGCTGGCGCCGGGTGAGGTTGCGGCCGCGCCGGCTGCGGCGAGCGGCAGCGTGTCGACGCTGTTCTTTGCCGGGGCCGATACCCCGCTGCACTACTCGTTTGCGACCAGCACGGCCAGCCTGACGGCGCAGGGCCTGACTTCGGGCGGCGTGGCGCTGACCTATGCGGTGACCATCGCGGGTGGCGTCGAGACGCTGACGGCGACGGCGGGCGGCACCACGGTGTTCACGCTGACGCTGAACGAGACCACGGGTGCCTATACGTTCACGCTGGACGCCCATCTCGACCATGCGGCGCCGCCTGCCGGCACCGCGGTTGAGAACATGCTGGCGATCAACTTCGGTTCGATGATCCGGGCGACCGATTCCGACGGCGACACGGTTGCGGCCTCGGCGGCGACGTCGCTGGCGATCACTGTGATCGACGACATCCCGGTTGCGACGGCGACGGTGCTGAGCGGCACGGTCGACGAGGACTCGCTGCCTGGCGCGCTGGCGCCGGGTGAGGTTGCTGCCGCGCCGGCTGCGGCGAGCGGCAGCGTGTCGGCGCTGTTCTTCGCCGGTGCGGACGCGCCGGTGCACTACTCGTTTGCGGCCAGCACGGCCAGCCTGACGGCGCAGGGCCTGACCTCGGGCGGCGTGGCGCTGACCTATGCGGTGACGATTGTGGCCGGCGTCGAGACGCTGACCGCGACGGCGGGCGGCACCACGGTGTTCACGCTGACGCTGAACGAGACCACCGGTGCCTACACGTTTACGCTCGACGCGCATCTCGACCACGCCGCGCCGCCGGTGGGTACGGCGGTGGAGAACACGCTGGCGATTAACTTCGGTTCGATGATCCAGGCAACCGACACCGACGGCGACACGGTGACCGCGTCGGCGGCGACGTCGCTGGCGATCACGGTGATCGACGATGTGCCGTTAATCAACGGCATCCAAAACGCCATCATGCCGAGCGTGAACAACACAGACGCCCATGGCACTTGGCAGCCTTGGTTTGGTGCAGACGGACTCAATGCGACCACGGCGATCGGGATTACGATGGGGACCGCGCCCGCCGGCGAGACCTACACCGTGACGGACACGGGCACCCACAACGCGGCGGGCGACGAGGTTTTCGCAGTCAAAGTCACGAGTGCGACTACCAGCTACACGTTCTACGAGTACGTCCATTACGACTCATCCAGTCATACGTCGGAAATGTTCGCCTATTCGAACCAGGCGGATGCGCAGGCCGCGCTCGGCAATAATGAGTTCTTCACGCTCTCGATGGCGGCGAATGGCACGTATGATTTCCACCTCGTATCGAACGCTCTGCAGACGTTCGCGCCGTTCAATTTCACGACGCTTCCGCCTGGCAATAGCGACTATGCGACCATTACCAATGGCGTGTTCACGCCTCACGGCGGCAATGACAGCCTTGCTGGCAACAGTATCCTGATCGACGGATACACCAGCGCGATCGGTGGCGGAAATCCGGACGTCGGCAACAAGGTCTATATCAATAACGGCGGAGGTGGCGGCCTCGGTGTGAACAACGGCAACCTCGACACGGGCGAGACGGTCTTCTTCCAGTTCAACAACATCGCTGGAGATTCGGCGCGGGTCGGCGACCAGAGCTCGGTTACGATCGGTATCGGCAAAAGCAACGGATCGCTCGAGGCGTTCCTAATCACCATCAGGGACGATTCCGGCGCCGTTATCGCTTCGGAACTTGTCCAGCAGACCGACGGTACGTCCATTGTCGTGGATGCAGCGCATTGGGGGACCGCCAATGGCGCCGTCGACAGCATCGGCAATTTTGCCGCATTCGGACGGATCGACGTCGAAAACGTCGGCGGCTCGATCCAGTTCTACAATGGTAGCTTCCACGACTTCACGAGCGCCGACAATAAACTGCTCGTCACCAGCATCAGCGGAGCTGAGCAGATCGGCAGCACGACCCTGACATTTGCCCCGACCATCACTGACGGCGATGGCGACACGGCCCACAGCGCCACCGATCTCTCGGTCTCGCTGGTAGGCACGGCCAACGGCGCGGGCGGGTACAATCTGACCGGCACGGCTGCCGCAGAGGTCCTGGTCGCGAGCTCGCACGCCGACGTACTTGTCGGGGGAGCTGGCGGTGGCGACACGGTCGACTACAGCAATTCGACTGCGGGTGTGACTGTCAACCTGACGACTTCAACGGCAAGTGGAGGATACGCCGCCGGTGACAGCATCAGTGGATTTGAAAATGTCTTCGGTTCGTCGTTCGCCGATACACTCACTGCGGCGAGCACCGGAAGTATCCTCGACGGCGGCGCGAATAGCACCGGTGGCACGGATGTGCTGAATGGAGGCGCAGGCAACGACATCCTGATTGCCAGCCGCGCCGGCGTCGATATCCTGAACGGCAATGGCGGCGACGACACCTATGTCCTGCAAGGCAAGGTCGGCGCAGCTGCGGTCACGATGGACTTCGGCGTGGCGGGCACCGACTCAATTGTGGTCGACGTGGCCAGCCAGAATCTCACGATCAGCAACGCGGCGCTCATCAATGCTGCGACCCAGTTCAATTCCGGAGCTGGAGCACCCACGAATGGGGGCGTGGCCTGGCAGGAAAGCAGCAGCGGAGACAAGTTCTACTACGACACCACCAATCATAATCTGTGGTACTCAGCGGCCGGAAACGGGGCGGATCAGGTCCAACTCGCGCACATGTCGACTGGTATTCCCGCCGCAACAGTCGCTGGCGCCATCCACGTCGCCTAG
- a CDS encoding DUF3617 family protein has product MTSREGFGQSKVFACTLGVVAALAVSLLASHGAAGEESFSGPTFRKGMWRFTRTLELVSPSNVRQKLLEREMTRCVDPTQAMKATFSSPSIGNCHSSRPEKISNRYVFSNRCDYMGPVSTVITVLSDEAYTEVNEVHGQAPRMDRVVARRISDCHEDRVQLGQPATGPSEVSHDVEQETADGEPL; this is encoded by the coding sequence ATGACTTCGCGTGAGGGCTTCGGGCAGTCGAAGGTCTTCGCATGCACGCTTGGCGTCGTGGCCGCCCTTGCGGTGTCCTTGCTCGCTTCCCACGGCGCGGCGGGCGAGGAGAGCTTCAGCGGGCCGACCTTCCGGAAAGGGATGTGGCGATTCACGCGGACGCTGGAATTGGTCTCGCCCTCGAACGTCCGGCAAAAGCTGCTCGAGCGCGAAATGACGCGCTGCGTCGACCCGACCCAGGCGATGAAGGCGACGTTTTCATCGCCGTCGATCGGAAATTGCCATTCCTCAAGGCCGGAGAAGATCAGCAACAGGTACGTCTTCTCCAACCGGTGCGACTACATGGGGCCGGTCAGCACCGTCATCACGGTACTGAGCGACGAGGCCTATACCGAGGTCAACGAAGTCCACGGCCAGGCGCCGCGGATGGACCGGGTGGTCGCCCGCCGGATCAGCGATTGTCACGAGGATAGGGTACAGCTTGGCCAGCCGGCCACTGGACCGAGCGAGGTCTCGCACGATGTCGAGCAGGAAACGGCCGACGGCGAGCCGCTCTAG